The Bacillus marinisedimentorum DNA segment CTTCCCCGCGCCGTGCATTGATGGAGGAACGAAGGAAGTCGGCATTTGTAACGCCGTCGATTTCACTCGGGTATTGCATAGCCAGGAACATCCCGACACGCGCCCGCTCATCCACTTCCATTTCGAGAACATCTTGACCGTCAAACGTGATTGTGCCCTCAGTCACTTCGTACTTGGGATGACCCATGACCGCTGAAGCAAGTGTTGATTTTCCTGTTCCGTTTGGACCCATGACAGCGTGGATTTCCCCGCCTTTAATTTCTAAATTAACGCCCTTGAGGATTTCCTTTCCCTCAATTGATACGTGTAAATTCTCAATCTTAAGTGTTGAACCTGCCATTTTTATACCTCCAATAATCTTAATATTCCTGGTTTTTTCTAGAATTTTATTATTACTGCTGTATTCTCATTCTATTCTCATTCCAATGTTATAACAAATGAAAAGTATAATCAACCTCAATAGCCTAAAACATTTTTTTCCATGACAGAAGCTCTGGTTCCACCCCAGAGTATTCTGCACGCGAAGAACCGGCTCCGCTTATTTTGTGCCGTTTTCAGCTTCCTACACTATGATGACGGATAAACAAGAAAAAAACCAGTTATACGAACTGGTTTTTTTCTTGTTTATCATGCTATAGGCTTTATCGTTATTTTCAAGTTAAAATCCGATGCGGCGACTGGCTTGATCTACGACACGCAAACTCTTTTCATATTCCTGTTCACGCCGTTTTTCCACCTTGAGGCGTTTATCGAGCTTCCGCCCGTACTCCTCATATCCCATTCCATGAGACTGATACATCGCCTTTTCCATTTCAGCTGTATAATTCAGCTCCAGGTCACTAATAATGAACCCATCCTTTCAATGGTTTTAACTTCGTGATTAATCGTATCACGTTACTACATTTACCACAAAGACCCATATCGTAAACATTTCACGATAATAAAGGCTGGCGGGGTACCGGAATACTTCAGCTGAATAAAGGGCACTATTGCTCCCATTTGCAATCATATCCTCTTATTTGGGCGGGATTTGTTAGAAAATTCAGTTCGCATCGTTGAAGTCTTATTGTTTCAGGTCGGTAAGTTCAGATACTGCTTCCTGTACAAGCGTTACCGCCTGGCTCATGGCAGCTCCGCCTCCAAAGGCTGCCGTCACTCCGACCGCTTCAAGAATTTCTTCTTCTGAACACCCTTCGTCCAGACAGCCTTTCACGTGATAGATGATACAATACTCGTCCTGTGAATTAAGGCTGATTCCCAGGGCGATGAGCTGCTTCTCACGGCGGCTCAGCATTCCTTCCTCAAAGCATGTTTCGGTAAATGCATTATAATGGCGGGCGATATCCGGCATTTTTTGTGTAAAGATCCCCAGCCCTTCTTTGTATTCATGCAAAGCTGCTTCTGTTGAATTGCGTGGTTCATGGTACATCCTTTTCACTCCTATCTGAATTTGGTTCGTGATTATTATGATGCATATAAATAGGAACTATCCCGCTTTTTTATGGGCTGCAGAATGTAATGTTGAAAAACAGCCATGAACTAGCTGCTTTTTGCAATTGCACAGGACGCACCCCCTATTGAATACGGAAATAGACCTCTTATCTTGGCGAAGGAATTCGGCGGGAACCAGTGTAAATCACTTGAGGGCATACAAAAAACCCGGCATAAGCCGGGTTTCGCAATTACTCGCCGTCAACAGGAACAACAGCTCCTTTGTATTCTTCTTCAATGAAGGTCTGAATCTCTTCTGAACGCAGCACTTCAACAAGCGTCTTGATGTTTTCATTATCCTTATCCTTTTCCCGGACAGCGATGACGTTGACATAAGGAGAATTTGAACCTTCGAGGGCAATTGCATCCTCCATCGGATTCAACCCTGCATCGATCGCATAGTTCGTATTGATCAGGACAGCATCGCCTTCGTTGTTTTCATATGCACGCGGAAGCATTCCGGCATCAATATCAGCCTTAAAATTCAGGTTTTTCGGATTTTCTTCAATATCTTCAAGAGTCGCGTTCGTTTTTTCCACGCCTTCTTTAAGTTTGATCAAGCCTTCTTCTTCCAGAAGGGAAAGCATGCGGCCGTGGTCTGCAACAGAGTTGCTCATGACAACCGTTGCACCTTCCGGCAGGTCGTTCAAGCTTTTATATTCCTGGGAATAAACACCGATAGGCTCAATATGGATTCCTCCAGCGTTGACAAAGTCATACCCGTGTTTTTTCTTCTGATCTTCCAGATATGGTATGTGCTGGAAGTAGTTTGCATCAAGCTCACCTTCTTCAAGAGCCTTATTTGGAAGAATATAATCCTGGAATGTTTCAATCTGAAGGTCAACGCCTTTTTCTTCAAGGAGCGGCTTGGCTTCTTCAAGTATTTCTGAATGGGGTACATTTGAAGCACCGACAACAAGCTTCTTGCTCTCTCCGCTTCCACTTTCATTTCCGCCGCATGCGGCCAGTACCCCGATTAATAATACAATGCTAATTGTAAGAATTAGTTTTTTCATGATGAAAAATCCTCCTAGCGTTTATCTATTTTGTTTACTGCTATATCACCAATAAATTGGAGAACAAATACAATGAGCAAGATGACGATTGTTGCGACGACTGTCACATCATTATGGCTGCGCTGGAATCCCTCAAGATAAGCAAGGTCCCCTAGCCCGCCGGCTCCAACTACTCCTGCCATCGCTGTGTAGCCTACAAGTGCAATCGCGGTGACAGTAATACCGGATATAAGAGCCGGCATTGATTCCGGCAAAAATACTTTGAATATGATTGTCCATGTACTTGCACCCATCGCCCGCGAGGCTTCGATGACGCCTTTATCAATTTCACGGAGGGCGATTTCCACCATCCTGGCATAAAAGGGCGCCGCTCCGAAAATAAGCGCCGGCAATGCCGCTTTTGCTCCCAGCATTGAGCCGACCAGCAGCTTTGTAAAAGGAATCAGCAATATAATTAATATAATGAAAGGAATCGACCTGAATATATTTACATATCCTGCAATAATACTATTCAACAGCCTGTTTTCCCACAGATTTCCCCGTGAGGTCAAAAACAGCAATAGGCCTAATACAATCCCCAAAATGAAAGTGGCGGCAACAGAAATCACAGTCATATACAATGTTTCCAGCGTCGCTTCCCAGACTTTATCCCAAATGACATTTTCAAACACTTTGCAGCACCTCTGCTTCCACTCCGCGTTTCCTGATATGGCTGATTGCCCGGTTCACTTCATCATCATCTCCGGAGAAATGGACAAACAATGTCCCATATGTGCCGCTGTTTGTCTGCTGCACTTTGCCCTGCAGAATGTTGACGATCACTTCGAATTTCTTAATCGTTTCATTTATGACAGGCTCTTCCGCGTCATTCCCGATGAACGTCAGTTGAATAACCTTGCCGTGTTCATACTGGGCAAGCAGATGCTCAATCGTTTCTTCAGCTTCATCAGGCTCGGTCACCTGTTTCACAAACCGTCTCGTCACTTGCTGTTTCGGTTTTCGGAATACATCTCTAACGTTTCCTTCTTCAACAACACGGCCGTTTTCCATAACCGCTACCCGGTGGCTGATTTTATGAATGACATGCATCTCATGAGTAATCAACACAATTGTCAGGCCGAATCGCTCATTAATATCAACGAGCAGGTCAAGAATCGAATCGGTCGTTTCCGGGTCAAGTGCAGATGTTGCTTCATCGCATAGCAGCACTTTCGGATTATTGGCAAGGGCGCGTGCGATTCCGACACGCTGTTTCTGGCCTCCGCTCAACTCAGATGGATATGCATCTTCGCGCCCCTGCAGGCCGACAAGCCGAATCAGCTCGAGGACCCGTTCGTTCCGTTCCTTTTTGGCTACTCTTGATATCTCGAGCGGAAATGCAATATTATCATAGACCGTTCGTGACCAGAGCAGATTGAAATGCTGAAACACCATTCCGATCTCCTGGCGGGCAAGCCTGAGTTCACGGCCGGATAACGTATTCATATTCCAATCACCGACTGTGATTGTGCCTCCTGTAGGCTTTTCCAATCCATTAAGCATACGGATCAGCGTACTTTTCCCTGCACCGCTGTATCCAATAATGCCGTATATTTCACCGTTTTGGATCGTAAGGTTTACATCTTTGACAGCTTCGATCGGTCCCTTTTTGGACTTAAAGACTTTCTCGATATTGGATAACTGTATCATGCTGTTTCCTCATTTCTTCCATAAATAATGACATCTGCATTTTAAGGCGCATCCAAAAAAAGTGTTCACCCATTCAATATAAAAAAACCTTTCTGCACAGATGAGCAGAAAGGTTTAATGAACAATTCCTTTCTCTCATCTCCCAAAGCCTCAGCTTTGCAGGAATTGGCACCTTTACAAGCATCATGCCTGCCGGTTGCCGGGTTTCATCGGGCCAGTCCCTCCACCTCTCGTGATAAGAGTCAATCACACTTTATTGAGTTAAACGACTAATGTTTTTGAAACTAATGAAGATATTAGCACGCCTATCATTAGCTGTCAACAAAATAGTCCAAAAAAACAGCTTAAACGACACGGGCTGACAATTGCGTACAGCCGCCTTTTCCTTTACGATGGGAAACAGAAACTTGATGAAGTTTAACATGAAAAGAAGAACACTGCCGGCAGCTTACCCAGCGGAAACCGGCTATAGTTGGGAGGATGGTTTGATGAAGGCACCGGGGTTCACATTAAAGGACATACAAACAGGAAACCTTGTATCTTTGGATGACTACAGAGGAAAAAATGTCATGATCACGTTCTGGGTATCATGGTGTCCGGACTGCCAGCGGGATTTGCCTCAAAAAGATGCTTTTTATAAAACACTTCCTGCAGAAACAGACCTGGCATTCATTACAATCAACGTAACAGGGCGTGAGGCCAGTACGGAAAACGCTTTAAAGATGGCACGCGAACAGCAGTGGACATTCCCTATCCTTATGGATGAGGGGACAAACGCATATGATGCCTATCAATGCACAGGGGTGCCTGCCACATTTTTGCTTAACCAGCATCATGAAATCGAAGCCTCATTTGATGACCGTGCTGATTTCATGGACATCATCCAATCACTCGGCACACTGCTCAAATGATGTTTTGGCCGTGATGCTTGCTCATCAGAAAAAGGGACTCCAGCCAGAGCTTATTCCTGAATGTACACTTGACTGAGAGCTCTTTATCCCGTTCAAGGGTGCGGAGCGGCTTCATTCCGGTTATCAAATTCACGAGCGCTCCATCGCACCCGCGAATAATTATGTCCGGGCATGTGTCCGGAAGCGCATATAAAAGTCGCAGCCCTTTATCTGACAACTCCACTGCTGCAGCCTCCTCTTCCGAAAAGAAGAACATCATCATTTCTGGTTTTTTGAATAACGGCTGTAGATGAGGAGCATTTCCCGCACCTGCTATCATTTTTGTTAGCGAAACCACAAACATGTTCATCACCGCTTTCAAGGAAACATCTTTACCCTGGAATTCGCCTTCCCCATCGAATTTCCTTGAAAAATCGTCCGACAATATTTTCAAAAAGCGGATGTGCGGCTGTTTGTGTAAAAGTTGACACGCTGCAGATCGGAAGTTATATTTGCGCATTAAGGCAGAACCCGGTCATTTTTTGTCACTCAGTGCTTCACCGTTACCAAAACAGAAAACACAGGCTTTAAAAAAGCCTGTGTCATTATTTCCCGAGAAATAAGGTAATATGTAAAAACAAATCGCCTTTTTCTCCGCTATTTATTGGTTATTTTTGCCGTTGGAATTATTTTGCTGTTTGTTGACTTTGTTTTTACCCTGGCTGTTATTTTGCTTTTTATCTTTCTGTTTGTTGCCGCCAGCATTACTCTTGCCTTCTTTATCAACTGAATCGGACTTATTCATTGAGCCATTATTTGTTTTTTTTTCAGCGTTTCCTTTTCCATTCCCGTTGGAATGACCATTTGACTTTCCAGTCTGGCCCGGCGGTTCCTTGTCTTCAAACCCAGGAGCGCCCTGCTTCTCGTTCTTCTTTATTTGGCCAGGTGCATTTGAATTAGGTACGGCTTTTTCATCTTTATTGCCTCCGGCATGCTGAATATTTACTCCCTTTCCATTTTTATCCATTTCAGGGCGTGGTTCGGCTTTCTTTTTCAGTTCAGTTACTGAAAGTGTCTTAGCCTCATCCATTGTCAGCTCGTTCCCCTGTTTGACAGCATCTTCATAAACAAGGTATTTACCGGTAGAAATGCCGTTCTGTTTAGCATGTTCCCTTGTTTCTTCATCAGCATATACAACTTTTACGGCGATCTCTTCATTTTGTGTTAATAGACGGTTTTGTACTGCAACGAGCTCGCGTGCAAGTGCTTGCTGCATTTTCTCTTTGTCATTTTTATCTTCCAGCATTGATGTGGAAGCAAGCAGTACATCCTGATTAGAGTTAAAATATCCCTTTTCTTTTATTAGTGCAACAACCGATTCTACAAACTCGGCAAGCGGCAAGCCTTTCAACTTATCTATTTCTTTTTGCAACGCCTTGCCATCATCGTTCAGCGAGGTGTACTCAAGGACCTTCATGTCCTGGTTCACCCCGACTTCCATACTGGGATTCACATCAATACTTACATACGCCGCTACTGGCTCGGTATTGAACGAAAAAATCCCGGCAAACGCGATAATAAACGCCGCAACTGCAGCTGCCACAGTAATTGACGGTGCGAATGAAGGAAACACCCGCTTTTGAGGTTCTTCAGGGATTAAAATTTCTTCTCCGAGCTGCACATCCTGGCCTTTTTTCAGACGGATTTGCTCGAATGCCCCGTTCCTCGTCATGACAACCGCTTTCTTACGGTTAATTTCCATTATGATTCCGCGTTTCACCATTGACTCCCCCCTTTATATCTCAATGTAAGACTGTAATGAATGAAAATCGCCAAGATATATTAGCGCAACTGCTATTATATACTTTCGATTTCTCTCTATTGTTTTACGACTGCAATCCACCATTTTTTCTATATTTTTTATCGGCAGCCTTTTTTTGTCTTTGAGATAGCGGGAGAGTTCTTCGTCGTGCGCGATCAAATAAGCGATTTCTTTCGCATTATCACGTGCATCAATATGTTTCGGACAATGTTTAACAAGTGCTTCAAAGGTTATATCATACTGTGCAAGCAATTTTTGATATTCCATGATTTCAGTTACCCGTTCAGCGCTTTCCTCTTCCCGGGTATACTGGTCAATAGACGCCTTTTGTTCTGCGAACGTTTCCTCCTGGACATTGTCTTCAGTCTCTTCCTCATAATGGAACACGAGGTTGCGGGTCTGGCGCTGTTCCCTTCGGATATGGTCAATCACGCGCCTGCGGATAACCATGTTGGCAAATGTCAAGAAGCGGCTGCCCTCTTTTTCTGAATACTGGTCAATCGCTTCATTAAATGCCGTTAGACCGACACTGTATTCATCCATCTCTTCATTTACATAACGATGACAAACTTTTGATATCACTTTTTTTATAAATGGCTGATATTCTTTGATCAAATCATTTCTGGTCAAATAATCCCCCTGCTGCGCAAGGGTGACTTTTTCTTCTATCGTTTCAGGATTTCGCGTAAATCGCTTTTTTAAAACACCCATGCTTAACGGTGCCATTCCATTCACCTCATCCTTATTAGACGTTTGAGTTGGGGATTGAGAGATGATCCAAACCACCCTGCCGCTTTTTCAGCAAAAAGGGCACACAACGTTTATACCACATGTAGAGCAGTCAAGAGAATGTTTGCAATCGAATTGTTTTTAAACCGTAAAATAGCATCCTTTTCTTTCATATTATTGGTATTTTTATCCAGTGAAAAAAATCCAATTGCCGAAAGATTATGTAATTACTGGAATTGTATTCAAAATATTCACAGTAAATTCACTTCTTAAATTACTATATCCAACAATTTATTTTTTGTAAAAACATTTATCGCATATTTCGCTAAACATACTGAAATTGAGACAAACGGCCCGGGTCCTGGGAAGTTATTTGCATGAATGCCGTGCACCCGTCTTAAAAATAAAGGTTACTGGATATTCATGTTATACATTAAACAAACGGGCAGGATTGCGGAATAAGGAAATCCGCTGTCATGTATCTTGCCCGCTCCTTTAAACTGCAGACAATCGCTTCAATCCACTCAGTTGCAACATCAATTCAGGGAAAAGAAACACAGAAGCTGTATCAGGTGCATCAACTTGCCACCCAGACAGTTCTGAAAGTATACTCGTTCAATTCCCGTATAGGCCGCCATGGCTTTTACTTCCAAGCAGAACGCGGTTTGTTACCTCCCCGCGCATTTGCTAATCACCTGAATCGGTCAATTGGTGATGTGGGGGCTTTCATTCGACTAGTTTCTCAGCCTTGCCGG contains these protein-coding regions:
- a CDS encoding carboxymuconolactone decarboxylase family protein yields the protein MYHEPRNSTEAALHEYKEGLGIFTQKMPDIARHYNAFTETCFEEGMLSRREKQLIALGISLNSQDEYCIIYHVKGCLDEGCSEEEILEAVGVTAAFGGGAAMSQAVTLVQEAVSELTDLKQ
- a CDS encoding MetQ/NlpA family ABC transporter substrate-binding protein; translation: MKKLILTISIVLLIGVLAACGGNESGSGESKKLVVGASNVPHSEILEEAKPLLEEKGVDLQIETFQDYILPNKALEEGELDANYFQHIPYLEDQKKKHGYDFVNAGGIHIEPIGVYSQEYKSLNDLPEGATVVMSNSVADHGRMLSLLEEEGLIKLKEGVEKTNATLEDIEENPKNLNFKADIDAGMLPRAYENNEGDAVLINTNYAIDAGLNPMEDAIALEGSNSPYVNVIAVREKDKDNENIKTLVEVLRSEEIQTFIEEEYKGAVVPVDGE
- a CDS encoding methionine ABC transporter permease → MTVISVAATFILGIVLGLLLFLTSRGNLWENRLLNSIIAGYVNIFRSIPFIILIILLIPFTKLLVGSMLGAKAALPALIFGAAPFYARMVEIALREIDKGVIEASRAMGASTWTIIFKVFLPESMPALISGITVTAIALVGYTAMAGVVGAGGLGDLAYLEGFQRSHNDVTVVATIVILLIVFVLQFIGDIAVNKIDKR
- a CDS encoding methionine ABC transporter ATP-binding protein, whose amino-acid sequence is MIQLSNIEKVFKSKKGPIEAVKDVNLTIQNGEIYGIIGYSGAGKSTLIRMLNGLEKPTGGTITVGDWNMNTLSGRELRLARQEIGMVFQHFNLLWSRTVYDNIAFPLEISRVAKKERNERVLELIRLVGLQGREDAYPSELSGGQKQRVGIARALANNPKVLLCDEATSALDPETTDSILDLLVDINERFGLTIVLITHEMHVIHKISHRVAVMENGRVVEEGNVRDVFRKPKQQVTRRFVKQVTEPDEAEETIEHLLAQYEHGKVIQLTFIGNDAEEPVINETIKKFEVIVNILQGKVQQTNSGTYGTLFVHFSGDDDEVNRAISHIRKRGVEAEVLQSV
- a CDS encoding peroxiredoxin family protein; amino-acid sequence: MKRRTLPAAYPAETGYSWEDGLMKAPGFTLKDIQTGNLVSLDDYRGKNVMITFWVSWCPDCQRDLPQKDAFYKTLPAETDLAFITINVTGREASTENALKMAREQQWTFPILMDEGTNAYDAYQCTGVPATFLLNQHHEIEASFDDRADFMDIIQSLGTLLK
- a CDS encoding anti-sigma factor domain-containing protein — its product is MVKRGIIMEINRKKAVVMTRNGAFEQIRLKKGQDVQLGEEILIPEEPQKRVFPSFAPSITVAAAVAAFIIAFAGIFSFNTEPVAAYVSIDVNPSMEVGVNQDMKVLEYTSLNDDGKALQKEIDKLKGLPLAEFVESVVALIKEKGYFNSNQDVLLASTSMLEDKNDKEKMQQALARELVAVQNRLLTQNEEIAVKVVYADEETREHAKQNGISTGKYLVYEDAVKQGNELTMDEAKTLSVTELKKKAEPRPEMDKNGKGVNIQHAGGNKDEKAVPNSNAPGQIKKNEKQGAPGFEDKEPPGQTGKSNGHSNGNGKGNAEKKTNNGSMNKSDSVDKEGKSNAGGNKQKDKKQNNSQGKNKVNKQQNNSNGKNNQ
- the sigI gene encoding RNA polymerase sigma-I factor yields the protein MAPLSMGVLKKRFTRNPETIEEKVTLAQQGDYLTRNDLIKEYQPFIKKVISKVCHRYVNEEMDEYSVGLTAFNEAIDQYSEKEGSRFLTFANMVIRRRVIDHIRREQRQTRNLVFHYEEETEDNVQEETFAEQKASIDQYTREEESAERVTEIMEYQKLLAQYDITFEALVKHCPKHIDARDNAKEIAYLIAHDEELSRYLKDKKRLPIKNIEKMVDCSRKTIERNRKYIIAVALIYLGDFHSLQSYIEI